From Synoicihabitans lomoniglobus, the proteins below share one genomic window:
- the menB gene encoding 1,4-dihydroxy-2-naphthoyl-CoA synthase, which produces MSLPDWQVVKPFRDILYHKADGIAKITINRPEKRNAFRPETVFELNEALNDAREDTSVGVVLLTGAGPHTDGKYAFCAGGDQSVRGHAGYVGADGVPRLNILDVQKLIRSMPKVVIALVAGYAIGGGHVLHLVCDLTIAADNAICGQVGPKMGSFDGGFGSSYLARIVGQKKAREIWYLCRQYNAEESLKMGLVNTVVPIEQLEAEGVQWAREILDHSPLAIRCLKAAFNADVDGQSGLQELAGNATLLYYMSEEAKEFHSAQREKRKPDARRFPWLP; this is translated from the coding sequence ATGAGTCTTCCCGACTGGCAGGTCGTCAAACCCTTCCGCGACATCCTCTACCACAAGGCCGATGGTATCGCGAAGATCACCATCAACCGCCCCGAAAAGCGTAATGCGTTTCGCCCGGAAACTGTTTTCGAGCTAAACGAGGCGCTCAACGATGCGCGCGAGGATACTTCCGTCGGCGTCGTGCTGCTGACCGGGGCCGGTCCCCACACCGACGGGAAATACGCGTTCTGTGCCGGCGGCGACCAGAGTGTGCGCGGTCACGCCGGTTACGTCGGGGCCGATGGCGTGCCGCGGCTCAATATCCTGGATGTGCAGAAACTCATTCGCTCCATGCCCAAGGTGGTCATCGCGCTCGTCGCGGGCTATGCCATCGGCGGAGGTCACGTGCTGCATCTCGTCTGCGACCTGACCATCGCGGCGGACAATGCCATCTGTGGTCAAGTGGGGCCGAAGATGGGCAGTTTTGATGGCGGATTCGGATCGAGTTATCTGGCCCGAATCGTCGGCCAGAAAAAGGCCCGGGAAATTTGGTATCTGTGCCGCCAATACAACGCGGAAGAGTCACTGAAGATGGGCCTCGTCAATACGGTCGTGCCGATCGAACAACTCGAGGCCGAAGGCGTGCAATGGGCCCGCGAGATTCTCGATCACAGTCCGCTGGCGATCCGCTGTCTCAAGGCCGCCTTTAATGCCGACGTCGACGGTCAGTCCGGCCTCCAGGAACTCGCCGGCAACGCCACCTTGCTCTACTACATGAGCGAGGAAGCGAAGGAGTTTCACTCGGCCCAGCGTGAAAAACGCAAACCCGACGCCCGGCGGTTTCCCTGGTTGCCGTAA
- a CDS encoding potassium transporter Kup, which produces MSNAHSSADSASGLRIGLAIGALGVVFGDIGTSPLYALRESIEHLPVHERADGVFGVLSLIFWSLALVVSFKYATVVMRADNKGEGGIFALLALGGLDRGPQSKKKITWGVLVVLAGAAMICGEGVITPAISVLSAVEGLQVILPGMEDYVIPICIVILIALFWVQRHGTHRIGAMFGPVMLVWFSTLGLLGLYHIFTAPAVLGSLNPIHAVNLFQHHPELVTKILGSVVLAITGVEALYADMGHFGREAILRAWYGLVLPGLTLNYFGQGAYVIAHPEHTANPFLALAPEGPLRGALMLLSVFAAIIASQALISGTFSLVRQAMQLGYFPRLKVMHTNAEQRGQIYVPLINFGLAAGAIATVLLFKSSSALAAAYGIAVTGTMAVTTFALFFVMTRRWKWSIIPAALLCLFFWSIDLGFFFANLPKFFDGGWLPIAIGLTLLATMLTWKSGRLEIQEKVYGDAIAGIELGDIAKSSHIFRVPGSAIFMVGNPTGTPLALLHHLKANKALQETVVLLTILTEEVPTVPSEERLTLEEKGSGVWRAIGRYGYMESPNVAELCGRIAEAGVKVDVQSTTFYFNREMIVGGGNARMFEWQKALYAFLSRNARPVKDYYQILPTQVIEIGLPVQL; this is translated from the coding sequence ATGAGTAATGCACACTCGTCTGCTGACTCTGCCTCGGGGCTTCGTATCGGATTGGCCATTGGTGCCCTCGGCGTCGTGTTCGGCGATATCGGCACCAGCCCACTCTACGCCTTGCGGGAATCGATTGAGCATCTGCCCGTGCACGAACGTGCCGACGGCGTGTTCGGCGTGCTCTCGTTGATCTTCTGGTCGCTCGCCCTCGTGGTGAGTTTTAAATACGCGACCGTCGTCATGCGCGCCGACAACAAGGGGGAAGGCGGCATCTTCGCCCTGCTCGCCCTCGGAGGACTGGACCGTGGTCCGCAATCCAAGAAAAAGATCACCTGGGGCGTGCTGGTGGTGCTGGCCGGTGCCGCCATGATTTGCGGCGAAGGCGTGATCACCCCGGCAATTTCGGTGCTCAGTGCGGTGGAGGGATTGCAGGTCATTTTGCCCGGCATGGAGGATTATGTGATTCCGATCTGCATCGTGATTCTGATCGCGTTGTTCTGGGTGCAACGCCACGGCACGCATCGTATCGGGGCGATGTTCGGCCCCGTGATGTTGGTGTGGTTCTCGACCCTCGGACTGCTGGGATTGTATCACATTTTCACGGCTCCGGCGGTGTTGGGATCACTCAATCCCATCCACGCGGTAAACCTGTTTCAGCATCACCCGGAACTGGTGACCAAGATTCTTGGTTCGGTGGTGTTGGCCATCACGGGCGTGGAAGCGCTTTACGCGGACATGGGGCACTTCGGACGCGAGGCCATCCTGCGGGCTTGGTATGGACTGGTCCTGCCCGGACTCACGCTAAACTACTTCGGGCAAGGCGCTTACGTCATCGCGCACCCCGAGCACACGGCGAACCCGTTCCTCGCCCTGGCGCCGGAGGGTCCGCTGCGCGGCGCGCTCATGTTACTGTCGGTTTTTGCCGCCATCATTGCCAGTCAGGCGCTGATTTCGGGCACCTTTTCGCTCGTGCGCCAGGCCATGCAACTGGGCTATTTCCCGCGCTTGAAAGTCATGCACACCAATGCCGAGCAACGCGGTCAGATCTACGTGCCATTGATCAATTTCGGTCTCGCCGCCGGCGCGATCGCCACGGTGTTGCTCTTCAAGTCGTCCTCTGCGTTGGCCGCCGCCTACGGTATCGCGGTCACCGGCACCATGGCGGTAACCACGTTTGCCTTGTTCTTCGTGATGACGCGCCGATGGAAATGGAGCATCATCCCGGCCGCACTGTTGTGCTTGTTTTTCTGGTCCATCGACCTCGGTTTTTTCTTCGCCAACCTGCCCAAATTCTTCGACGGCGGCTGGCTGCCCATTGCCATCGGCCTGACCTTGCTCGCCACCATGCTCACGTGGAAGAGCGGACGGCTGGAGATTCAGGAAAAAGTCTACGGTGACGCCATTGCCGGAATCGAGCTCGGCGACATTGCCAAGAGCAGCCACATTTTCCGGGTGCCCGGCAGTGCGATTTTCATGGTGGGCAACCCCACCGGCACTCCGCTGGCCCTGCTCCATCACCTCAAGGCCAACAAGGCGCTGCAGGAGACCGTGGTGCTGCTGACCATTCTGACCGAAGAGGTCCCCACTGTGCCCAGCGAAGAGCGACTGACATTGGAGGAAAAGGGCTCCGGCGTGTGGCGGGCCATCGGCCGCTATGGCTACATGGAATCACCCAACGTGGCCGAACTCTGCGGCCGCATCGCCGAGGCCGGCGTGAAGGTCGACGTGCAATCCACCACGTTCTATTTCAACCGCGAGATGATCGTCGGCGGAGGCAACGCGCGCATGTTTGAGTGGCAAAAAGCGCTCTACGCGTTTCTCAGCCGCAACGCCCGCCCGGTGAAAGACTACTACCAAATCCTCCCGACCCAGGTGATCGAGATCGGACTGCCGGTGCAGTTGTAG
- a CDS encoding GNAT family N-acetyltransferase has product MPPVQLRTFLSSDIPAALHLWETSSGIGLTASDSPANLTAFLQRNPGFSRVAACGDEIVGTVLCGHDGRRGFLYHLAVATAHQRSGLGRALAESCLQHLQRYGIPRATIHMFADNDEGKAFWRSTHWRQRDDLMVLQFETSISAPAPS; this is encoded by the coding sequence ATGCCCCCTGTTCAACTGCGCACCTTCCTGTCATCCGATATCCCTGCGGCTCTCCATCTTTGGGAGACGTCATCCGGCATCGGGCTGACCGCGTCTGATTCCCCCGCCAATTTGACCGCGTTCCTGCAACGCAACCCCGGCTTCAGTCGCGTGGCGGCCTGCGGCGATGAAATCGTGGGCACGGTATTGTGCGGGCATGACGGTCGCCGCGGATTCCTGTATCACTTGGCTGTCGCAACGGCTCATCAACGCAGCGGCCTGGGCCGCGCCCTCGCGGAGAGTTGCCTGCAACACCTGCAACGTTACGGCATTCCCCGCGCGACGATCCATATGTTTGCGGACAACGATGAAGGTAAAGCATTCTGGCGCTCGACCCATTGGCGGCAACGCGACGATCTCATGGTGCTCCAATTCGAAACCTCCATCTCTGCCCCTGCCCCTTCATGA
- the menD gene encoding 2-succinyl-5-enolpyruvyl-6-hydroxy-3-cyclohexene-1-carboxylic-acid synthase, with the protein MMTIDFRNTNSLWCSVAVETLHRCGLRHAVVSPGSRSTPLTMALVAHPQIETVPVLDERSAGFFALGLARRTHRAVVLVCTSGSAGAHYLPALIEARESRVPLLVITADRPPEMRDCASGQTIDQHKLFGDYALWYHELAVPEPRLELLGYLRQTLRQAWQRAAAGPVHLNAPFRDPLPPVADDSTAALAIDESFFAQPEAPTTERGQVKLHQRVTTARGIFIAGPAQPADPTAYAAAIGDLARSTGWPILADVLSPLRQNAPADVTVITTYDTLLRNETQARDLTPRYVIALEAWPTSKVLRQWLEQSQAEILMVSEHAGGRDAIHGKTRAINAPVTALAIDGAPIRDAAYLRAWATAEQRGRDRLDSWMASEAAKYFEGRIAWNLAQCLPEGAALCVANSMPVRDLEYFWPASNRGIEVFFSRGANGIDGTLSTALGVAHDAGRPVVLLTGDLAFLHDANGLLSAAVLRGGLTVVLINNAGGGIFEHLPVAAFDPPFERYFATPQHVDFAPLCAAHGVAYQLIHDHDELVHAVKKSSPTGVRVLEIRTDRKADAATRKRLFRELAR; encoded by the coding sequence ATGATGACGATTGATTTTCGAAACACGAACAGCCTGTGGTGCTCCGTCGCCGTGGAGACGTTGCACCGGTGCGGGTTGCGTCATGCCGTGGTTTCTCCCGGATCGCGATCCACTCCGCTTACCATGGCGTTGGTGGCCCACCCGCAGATCGAAACCGTGCCGGTGCTCGACGAGCGTTCGGCGGGATTTTTTGCCCTCGGGCTGGCGCGCCGCACCCATCGCGCCGTGGTATTGGTATGCACCAGTGGCAGCGCCGGCGCCCATTACCTGCCGGCGCTGATCGAGGCGCGGGAATCCCGGGTGCCGTTGCTCGTGATCACAGCCGACCGGCCGCCGGAAATGCGAGACTGCGCGTCGGGGCAGACGATCGATCAACACAAATTGTTTGGCGACTACGCGCTCTGGTATCACGAACTGGCCGTGCCGGAACCGCGCCTGGAATTACTGGGGTATTTGCGACAGACTTTGCGACAGGCTTGGCAGCGGGCGGCGGCGGGACCGGTGCACTTGAATGCGCCTTTCCGCGATCCGTTGCCACCGGTGGCGGACGACAGCACTGCGGCCCTCGCGATTGACGAATCGTTTTTCGCCCAGCCCGAAGCCCCCACGACAGAGCGGGGACAGGTGAAGCTACACCAACGTGTGACTACGGCTCGTGGGATCTTCATCGCCGGTCCCGCGCAGCCCGCCGACCCCACGGCCTATGCCGCGGCGATCGGAGACTTGGCGCGGTCGACCGGATGGCCAATTCTGGCCGATGTGCTTTCGCCCCTGCGGCAAAACGCGCCCGCCGACGTCACGGTGATCACCACCTACGATACCCTGCTGCGCAACGAAACTCAGGCACGTGACCTCACGCCGCGCTATGTGATCGCGCTCGAAGCGTGGCCGACGAGCAAAGTCCTGCGGCAGTGGTTGGAGCAAAGCCAGGCGGAGATTCTGATGGTCTCGGAACACGCCGGCGGTCGGGACGCGATTCACGGCAAGACGCGGGCCATCAACGCTCCGGTCACGGCGCTTGCCATCGACGGCGCGCCGATTCGTGACGCCGCTTATTTGCGCGCATGGGCCACGGCGGAGCAGCGGGGGCGCGATCGTTTGGATTCATGGATGGCGAGTGAGGCGGCGAAATATTTCGAAGGCCGCATCGCTTGGAACCTTGCGCAATGCCTGCCGGAAGGCGCGGCACTATGCGTCGCCAACAGCATGCCCGTGCGCGATCTGGAGTATTTCTGGCCGGCGTCCAACCGCGGTATCGAGGTGTTCTTCAGCCGGGGGGCCAATGGCATCGACGGCACGTTGTCCACCGCCCTGGGGGTGGCTCATGATGCCGGTCGACCGGTGGTGTTGCTGACCGGCGACCTCGCTTTTCTGCACGATGCCAACGGCTTGCTCTCCGCCGCGGTTTTGCGCGGCGGACTGACGGTGGTGCTGATCAATAATGCCGGTGGAGGCATTTTTGAGCACCTGCCGGTGGCTGCGTTTGATCCTCCATTCGAACGCTATTTCGCCACGCCGCAGCACGTCGATTTTGCCCCGCTATGCGCCGCCCACGGTGTGGCGTATCAACTTATCCATGACCACGACGAGCTGGTTCACGCGGTGAAGAAGTCATCGCCCACCGGCGTGCGTGTCCTGGAGATACGCACCGACCGCAAGGCGGATGCAGCCACCCGCAAGCGGTTGTTTCGCGAACTCGCGCGATAG
- a CDS encoding isochorismate synthase produces MKVLPLQPADHASPEALRAFLSQCQRAAQADGQERLVSISITVGALDPLAVLEAIYEPGAPHFYAEHPSECSAIAGAEVAARATFAGPERFAELQRFADETFARTIAVGPVDAPFGGPHVFVGAAFADTVENDEPFPAIMAFVPRWQVARAGDVTTAVANVPVAPDADLDALAERVWRAHQKFAGFSLTGAATESPRQPRQFTSTESFDYRASVAAALRQIDAGDFEKIVLARALDIEADVPFHPLQTLDGLRERFPDCFAFSIANGRGDSFIGASPERLVRVSQGMLEADVLAGTIRRGVGAVDDAAMGAALLASDKDQREHAVVLASVRRRLEALGLALEHPAQPGLRKLANLQHLHTPVRARLPDGIRLLDALAVLHPTPAVGGAPREAAVAAIRDLEGFPRGLYAGALGWMNARGGGEFMVGIRSALVRDQRARVYAGAGIVAGSTPDKEFAETDLKFKALLDALQPPR; encoded by the coding sequence ATGAAGGTCCTGCCGCTTCAGCCCGCCGACCACGCGTCGCCCGAGGCGCTGCGGGCCTTTCTCAGTCAATGTCAACGCGCGGCCCAAGCCGACGGGCAGGAGCGGCTCGTCAGCATCAGTATCACGGTAGGAGCGCTTGATCCCTTGGCCGTGCTCGAGGCGATTTACGAACCGGGCGCACCACACTTTTATGCGGAACATCCGTCGGAATGTTCTGCGATTGCCGGAGCGGAAGTCGCGGCGAGGGCCACATTCGCAGGACCGGAACGCTTCGCCGAGCTGCAGCGGTTTGCCGATGAAACCTTTGCCCGCACCATCGCAGTCGGTCCGGTCGACGCCCCGTTTGGCGGGCCGCATGTTTTTGTCGGAGCGGCGTTCGCCGACACCGTGGAGAACGATGAGCCGTTCCCGGCGATCATGGCTTTCGTGCCGCGTTGGCAAGTGGCCCGCGCCGGTGATGTCACCACCGCCGTGGCCAACGTGCCCGTCGCCCCCGACGCCGATCTCGATGCGTTGGCGGAGCGCGTGTGGCGGGCGCATCAAAAGTTTGCCGGTTTCTCGCTCACCGGAGCCGCCACCGAATCTCCCCGACAACCCCGTCAATTTACGTCCACGGAATCGTTCGACTACCGCGCCAGTGTGGCGGCGGCGCTGCGGCAAATCGATGCCGGTGATTTTGAAAAAATCGTGCTGGCGCGGGCGCTCGATATCGAGGCGGACGTGCCGTTTCATCCTCTGCAAACGTTGGATGGTTTGCGCGAGCGATTCCCGGATTGTTTTGCCTTCTCCATCGCCAACGGTCGGGGCGACAGCTTCATCGGGGCGAGTCCCGAACGGCTCGTGCGCGTGAGCCAGGGCATGCTCGAAGCCGATGTGCTCGCCGGCACGATCCGCCGCGGCGTCGGCGCGGTCGACGATGCGGCGATGGGCGCGGCCCTGCTTGCCAGTGACAAGGACCAGCGGGAACACGCGGTCGTGCTGGCTTCGGTGCGGCGACGGTTGGAGGCCCTCGGCTTGGCGTTGGAACATCCCGCCCAGCCGGGTCTGCGCAAACTCGCCAACCTGCAACACTTGCACACGCCGGTTCGAGCCCGACTGCCGGACGGTATCCGATTGTTGGATGCATTGGCCGTGTTGCACCCGACGCCGGCCGTCGGTGGTGCCCCGCGCGAAGCCGCCGTGGCCGCGATCCGCGACTTGGAGGGATTCCCGCGCGGACTCTATGCCGGTGCGCTCGGCTGGATGAATGCGCGGGGCGGGGGAGAGTTCATGGTGGGCATTCGTTCGGCCTTGGTGCGCGACCAACGGGCGCGGGTTTACGCCGGGGCGGGCATCGTGGCCGGGTCCACCCCCGACAAGGAGTTTGCGGAAACCGACCTGAAGTTTAAGGCTTTGCTGGACGCGCTGCAACCACCGCGATGA